Genomic segment of Xiphias gladius isolate SHS-SW01 ecotype Sanya breed wild chromosome 16, ASM1685928v1, whole genome shotgun sequence:
CAGTTGCTGTGACATGGCCTCCAGTTCCTTGGGCAGTAGACTGGTGGCTTGTCTCCTCAATGTTTCCGAGGCTCGCAGGAAAGACCTGGTGGAGACTGTGGCCAAGGCAGCCATATACAACACCGAAGGCAAGTGTAACGTTCTTCTGTATCACGAAACATATGAGTAATGACTAAAATTTCAAACTTTGGAATCATCTACAGTTCTTAAAGTAGCTTTCAAGTGCACATGCTcacattaacctttttttttaaccatgagTGCAGACTACGAATGCCAAAAAACTGCAATTTGATCACATATTTCTTGCTGGGAGCAAATAACTGTGCAAATGTTTCTCGAGTTAAATTACAATACTTTCTTCATCCTCAACACGTTCTCCACCATGATGGCACCAGAAGTTGTTTCTAAATTGAGgcattttttgtaattattatacCTCAGGTGTGAGACGAGAGGGGACCACAGTGCTGAACATCTTTAATGATCATGACTACAACCGCTCTGTCATCACCATCGTGGCCAGCACCGACTCTCTCAGTGAGTATTTaatctttatgttttttgctgAAGCGTCATTGGGATATAACATTTTTACCTTCATTTTCCTACTCTGAGGGACAGATAGAGTCAGCTACTTGTGGTAGCACAGCTGCTACAGTAGGGATTCAGTCTGTGTCCCCTGCTTTCCAATCCTCTGCGAGGGAAAAATCCTTTAATAAGCTTTGTCAGggatttaaacacaaaaaaatcaggatCAACCTTTTTTCTGGCAAAGATCATAGTAAAAAGTTTCTTATTGAATGCTCATCCGAAACACAACCTTCTGACAAAGCTGTCAAGGTTTACAGTGGTATGTCCCACACACACctaaagacaaataaatcaCCCTAATCTACTACACAAAACTGTGACTTGAAAAGTGACTGCTTCAGAACAGAAGTTTTATTTCCCACACATCACACCAGGACTTCACTTTGatagtacagtatgtttgatgtcatttttgatGTATTCCAGGAGAGGCGGTACTGTCTGCGTGCGAGAAAGCCTGTGGGCTGATTGACATGTGCGATCACAAGGGGGTGCACCCATGTATGGGTGCCGTCGACCTCATACCCATCTACCCCCTGGGGGAGGAGGTGCGAGTGGAGGACTGTGCAAAAGAGGCTCAGGGTGAGAtgccatttgtgtgtgttagtgcacTTAGAAATGTGTCCCTGTCGATTGGGTTTTTACTATATTGTATCTGTTCGTTAGCTTTCAGGGCACAGTCAATACTTGAGTCTCTTGTTTTGTATTCTGTCCTGCACCTGCTCGGGACAGAGATGAGGATGTTTTGACTCTACTCAGTGGCacagatacattttcttttgcagtacACAGCTGCAATCTACATTACACCCTGTATGTTTTTTCGGTTTCAAGTCGTAGTCTATGAAACCACAGTAATTtcaaaagtatcaaaaactgCCTCAATCTCCCTGATACATTGTGAATGTATATATACTGCAATGAGCTGGTGGCCGAGGATGTGACATCTTTTGCTTCCTGGGCTGTTGATTAGTTTCACAGATTACCAGCTGATTTAGCAGCCATATGTCTGGCTAATAATGAGCAGTAACTTAGCATGTGGCCTGCATGCCTGAAGTGTGCACTCAGCATGCTAATCTGTGTGGGGAGATTTCGCAATAATAAACCGGCTAACTCAGTTACAGTCAGTCTGTATTTATGTACGCATGGAAAAAGTAGTCCAAGTGtccatatttttccttttgtctgaaTTTTAGCCCCTCAGATGTGCTTTCACACTCTTATTGCTCTAGTGTTTCCGAAAGTACATGTGGTGACATGCGCTCCATTTGCTGGTTAACTAACATGTCTGTGTACTTGCCTGGgtgcagctgtggctcagggaCTCACAGAGAGGGTCCAGGGCACCAGTGCCTTCCTGTTTGGCTGGGCTGACTCCCCCCTTCAGCGGGGGCTGgcacagaggaggaaggagatggGCTGGTTCAAGAAGACGCCAGACCTGGAGGCACTCAAGCCCGACCTGGGGCCACAGCCACAGAAACGATTCGGTCTCACAGGTGAGCTGGCAGAGAAACCAAATAGTTATATTCCAGACAGGCAGATGTAGGTAAATGTCTGAGCCTGAAAGGAAGGTTAGAATGTCTCTTTTCCAGGATTATACAATGCTGGTGACTTTATCTCTGTATTTACACAACTACAGCCTGACCACAGGCGATGTCTCTCCTCTATATGGAgtttttttaagggaaaaatCTAAACTGATCTAAACAATTTGAGTGCTGCAccttttaattcaattcaattcaattttatttatttagagccaaatcataacaggggttatctcagggcacttttcatgtagagcaggtctagactggactctttatagttatatttacagagacccaacgtTCCCCCATgggcaagcacttggtgacagcggcaaggaaaaattgcattttaacaggtagaaaccttgaacagaactcGGCTCATGGTGGGCTGCCGTCTGCCCcaccggctgggttgagagagaaagagagagagagaaagaaaagggggggggtggCATAGTACAGAAaacgtataacataaagatgtgtaacaataattagactaataataaaattaataattataataatatggtgaataatagtactcataaactaaataataattatagctATTATtctaattaataataatagatgataatcataatatttgaagcagtgggtgttgagcaggatcatgggggcagtagggggtttgcagtcacagatccagactgcagcaccaggggcagaaatacctgcagaaagcgacaggaggagagaggagagagacgagaaagcagaaaagtacgggagagggaagaagtcaagttagtaactAGGATACGTTCCTACATTACAGTACAGATATACCTATGTAAATTGAAAGAATTATAAGTTGTTTGAATCCTTTCTCCTGGCCATATTGACCATGAAAGTATCCCTTTGTTGCCCAACTCCTCCATTTTTCATATTCCTCGGAAAAGTGTATTCCTGAAGTACCCCCCCAAATGAGATATGTGCAAAACAGCCTACTATTGAGCTGCATTTTGACACAGTAGCATTAGAGGTAAATCATGTCAATACTTACAACACTATTATAGTAACACTAGCAAAACTAATCTGTTATTAACTCCCTATCAATGCTCTGTGGCTGAAATTGTAAACATCCATGCATCCGTGTTACCTTTGGTTCAGGACATTTTATCCAAAGAGATTATTTAaactataaatgaaaaatgtcccGTGAATCAGTATTAAAATGGAATCAAGTCAAATGACATAAAATAAGCAGAGCTTATCATAATACAAAAGCATGGAGTAGTCACATGTAACACCAGCAATGAACCTACCAGGACAAAGATTATTAGTGTGTTGAAGCCTAAAATTAGCTTTGGCTGAACGTGAGTAGCCACTTTATAGCACACTAGGAGAGAACATTCCACAAATAGCTTTTTATCGTACATATGGCATGTACCATAAGGACTGTTCTGGGAAAGACTTGAAAGAATCTTGGATTACCTGCGTCCATATTGCTGTTAGGTCATTTAAATTTGTTAATCTTACAAAAAACCTTGCCAGTCATTGCTGGTGTATTTCTTGTGCTCTTTCAACAGTGTTTGATAGacagttgtttgtttggttttttaaaatcttcttaAGACACTAATCGTGTCAGTCCCTCAGAATCAAAGAGTGACATTGTCTCTCTAGTCCGGCTGTTCTGTAGTGTTATTTAAACAGGTTTACAGGAAGAAATATATTGTAGGAGTGGCAGAAATTCCAACAGGTGTAGgattaataaacaaaaatgcaatGCAGTTACCACACGTTGCATTTTGATGAGAGGCTGATAATTCTTGACCTGAGAAGGTCTTTATGTCTTGCTTGTACAGTCACTGATTACATTTCTGTTATTCTCTGAACTGAAGTGCTCTAACAATAGATGAAAGCTCCAAGTACACACTCATTTACTGGAGCTGCTGAAAGCAATTCTGAGAAATGCATTATAGCACTTACTGAAATACAGGGAAAAGACACAGTTTGAGGGGCAGTGggtacaataaaaatgtaaattacatttcctCAACGAAAATCAAAAAGAGAGGATGTCTAACAGTTTGTAAGTGTTCTGTAGCTCTACATTGGCTAATGTCCTGCAGGTGTTGGGGCCAGTCCATACGTCATGAACTGCAACGTCACTATCAACACCCGGGACATCGCCGTGGGACGAAGCATCGCCACAGCCATTAGAGAGTCGACCCCAGGGGGACTACCAGGGGTGCAGGTGCTGGCTTTGCCGCATGAGGGCGCTGTGGAAATTGCCTGTAATGTAGAAAGCGTGAAGGGGAGCCCGCCTAGCCACATGACTGCGGGTGAACCCTGGCCATCTTTCAGCATCAATGGAGAGCCATACTGTCACGCTCCAGCTTCCCTCATCACAGCAAGGGTCGCAGAGCTGGCAGGGAGGCAGGGGGTTGGCACAAAGGGCACGGCGTTGGTGGGGTTCACTCCCCATGAGTGCAGGGGCTTAGCAGAGTTAGCACTTTCTCAAGGGATTGCTGAGTTCTGGAAGGAGCAGCGAAGGATCCGTATGTGAAAACTAATTGTCACCTAAACCTGTGAAACCTCAAACAATCTCtgtttaatttcactttaactATCAAGACAACTGACCATTTGTTAAACCCAGCACCACTCTGTTACCATTGCTGCATCTGTTAAGCTTTCCACTCTAGCCctgcacatatgcagtttacaattACAGTTTACCACTCGAAATTCATTGTGGTTTTTAGCTTATTAACTAATGACATGATTGCAAGTTGGTTAAAAACTCTGTCATCAGATGACTTATAGTATTTCCAGCTGACTTGTATTAAAACGAGAGGCCTTTAAAAAGTTCTTAGATATGCATgtgatggctacatacatgataaTATGCTAATATAATGCTACTTTTAGCCTCCATAGCTTTAGACTCAGTTGCATTATATTCGCatgatatcatgtatgtagccatgTAGCCATCGCAGCCTCAGCCGCGCTCAGAATCCAAAACTGTTGGCAAATGGTCCATTCAACTGTTAGTTTAATGCTCCTTTTAATTGTGCATTCACAGCATTGTGAATGCACTAATTATTCAGTTTAAACTGGAACCTGTTTAGTGGCATTGTTCAGAGTATTTCACATAATTTACTCAGAGATTAATGCTCTACTGTTGTTACAATGCTTTACTGTTGTAACAGTTTGATCACGAATATTTGCatataacagtaaataaatactCGATCAGCTAAATATCTCTTTCCTGGTATTATTTTCATGAGGGGGGTCAAGTTAAACCGAAGGAAACATTTCCACATCCTCTATAACAGACCTGTTATAGAGGCCTTCCTAATCTGACACTTGAGGTAAAAGAGATTTAGGTTTTTAATCTGAATGTCTTCTCTACCCAACCAAGACCAAATCCATAAATCCCAGTATACCGTCCTCCAGAgtggattttgatttttttttaatgtgtgtgtcatttcctgttttgagCAAACTGGACACTTGTGTTTACTGATGAGTTTCTGCTGATGACTCTTTTCCCATCATTTTCCATCATCAGCCTTGCCATGCATGACTCTGTGGGAGGGTAACCAAATGCGTGTGAAACAGCTATTTTTTTCATAAGTCATGAACAAAATCTTCACGAAACATCCAGCACTTTGGCAGCGTTTTGCTATTACAGTGAAACTTACCAACGTGTACAAGTTTGGggatttataatttttattgctgttttcgACCAAAATATATGAAACTAATACTTTCTTGTCAATTCTATACACAGTGTGAGTACATGATGCACAGGATTAACCATTTAATAACATGGAGGCGAATTTGGCCAGAGGACAGGTCAGGAATTAACTGGGGCGAGATGATTCCACTCATTTCTTACATAAAGCCAGTATAATGCATTAAATAGCAGCACATGCATGGACTAAGGAGGTATGGACCTGAGTCATTAGGTAATAATAAGTTGTACTATACAGATGTAGCACAAAGGCAGACTCAGAGCAAGTCTTATAAGCCATACAATGCATCATAAGATGATGATTAATTTCATTCCATATGTAAAGGAAATTAGTGATTCCATTGCCAGTAACTGTCTAATCTGCATACAGAGTGAGTTCTAATCTGTTAATCCTTACACACAAACCAAGGTAGTATGAATCACAAAATCTTCCAGTCAGACTGGTATGCTTTAGCATCAGTGTCTGATGTTACTATCCTTTCATTACgttgtgtcattttttatttttctgcatttgaaGTTACGTAAGGTTGCCCTTTGAGGCAGAAGCTGTGTAATTTTCACCAATGTGTGCGCCCTTCTTTTGATAAACTCTCTTACTGTGTGAACATTCATTCTTTGTATGCCATCCAGCTGAGGCTCTTAGTCACACAAGCAACGCAGCAAGCTTCAGTGCAGCTTCATTTCAGCTTCATTTCATCCGTACATACATGActctgtccctttctctctcacacgcaagcacgcacacacacacacacacacatacatacatacatacatacacacacacacatcctttctctttcctctctgctgccttcctttctcttctgtatctagacacatgcacacacatttaatctATGGATggcacacacgcactcacacacacacacacacacacacacacacacacacacacacacacacacagccttccAGGCTTGGGAGCATCAAGGCCCAATCTAGGTCACAGCATAAGCCCAGAGGTATCCTGgtctccacacacacccacacgtacgcacatttttaaatttgcgAGCGAGATCGCATGTCTAGCATATAAAATCCATTTTCACTCAACTACTTTTCCCTCAGCTAACAGTGAAAAGATTTTCATTGTGACAGCAGACACCTCACATCCCAGGAAAAATAAGactataaataaattaagtggatttcatattttccaaaaatcccctctccattttcatttccttcccctccctcctgaATAACCTCATTGGTTACGTGACTCAGTCTAATGGCTCTTATGATCATCACAAGGCTATCATTTCCTTGATGAAGTGCACTTTGAGATCCTTCTAGAGCACACCACTGAATCAATATCCATTTAAGAGACACTTTTCCGACCTAACCTAGAtctattttttgtgtgaaatctgcTTGAAATAAagacatgtactgtatctttCTTTGTGCTGCCGCTGCAGTTTATGTGTATCCTTGCAGCAGAAGCACCAAAGGATGCCTTTGATATGACTTAGCCTGAAAGCGAATGAACCGAGATGCAATCGTGTGTCACAGCACAGAAATAGAGGAGCTTATTTCTTTACATCAGTCTCCAGTCTTCTATAAATATTCCAAagctctctgttctctctctctcccgctgtttctttctgtctttcttgctgctttctctgttctcccccccccccccgtttgtCCATTTTTCCCCTACACAGTGTCTGCCTCCCACATCTCCCCTTTTCCTTCTGCTCTTGTCGTATAATGTACAGAAATGCGTCTCTTGTCTGTATAGAAAGAGGTAGTAGTGTGAAGTGGGAACAAAAAGACTCCTGTGCTGAATATCATTTCTGAGCCtgaagggtttgtttttttcccctctgtcaaTCCTGCAGGGCTATTTAGTTATGACAGTGATTTTATCACATCACATAGAAATCACCACCTCCTTGCCTTCCTTACTGTACTACTCCGCAGGTTTCCACCAATCAAGTCTAGTGTGATGGTTAATGACAGTCATTAATCTCATCTATGACAGCACAGATGTTTAAATCTAAATTAGGGACATTTACAAGGAAAAGAGGCCTAGCAGATTTTATCTAAAGCAACTGCCAGTTAGACGCCGCTATGTGAGCGCACTGTGCCATCCTCCCTAACCTATCAGTGTCGGATGTAAGCATGCCACCTATGAAGTCAGCAGTCCCCAACCCCCACCCTGAACACATGTTCAACATCCTCTGGGCACAGGCTGAGCAGAGCACTGAGACACAGCTGAGaatcagagagggagagagagagagcaatgaAGTGGAAATATGAGTGAGCgtcagagaaagacagaaatagagcGATAAAGCAGTGTATTAAACAGgcggagagaggaggaggagaaatagTGACGGTCTTTCACTGAGGCAGGCGAGGGTTCGTGGAGACGAGGTTATTTTCTCGTAGCAGAAAGCTCTCGTCGTGTGAGGATGTGAGGACCCCATGGATTTGCTTCGATCTGAGTCTCAGTGGAATTCATTGCATCTGGTTCCaaaacagctgcagacagagGATGCTGGATTCTAGGATCCATGTGGGCCTGTGATGTCTTCACTCCCCCCTGTAGCTATCTTCTTCCCCGTAAGGATGGCTCCAGCAGTACTGACCCAGATTGTGGAGTCTTGGCTGTTCGCTGTGGGCTGCTCCTTGGTTGGTCTGTGAATGTGATGCAGACGAGACATGCTCTACACCACAGCAGAGACCGCTCAGCCTGCTGCCTCTGCTGACATCTGTCTCCGTGGATACACACAGCAACCGTCAGGGTAAGGATGCACTGCTCTGACCTGCACACTTAAATGTCAAGCTGATGGAtttggattgtgtgtgtgtgtgtgtgtgtgtgtgtgtgtgtgtgtgtgtgtgtgtgtgtgtgtgtgtgtccatgtgctTGTAAAAATCACTACAACCATGTAGATCCAGTTTCTGTTTTACACACGTGCCTGCTCCTTCttgaatacaaaaacaaaaaaaatatctgggCTTTTCCTTTTAGAGGCTTCACAGAGCACCATAGTGAGGCTGCAATGATGAACTAAATGCCATATTGTATGCATGCAAAATGCAGAATAGCTCCATGTATAATATATAACCTGGGAGATATGGTGAGCAACAAGTAAATGCCCTTCCCCCAAAGTACGAAAGAAAGTAGGCTAGGATGGCACAGGCAGAGAAAACCTggataaataatttattaaagtCCTTTTGGTTTCTGAAAGCATTTGCCTTTAGTCTGCTTGGAGGGAACAATGGACATGCAGCTATTTGTTCCCCCATACTAGGaaggatacatttttttcagctggaTCCCAAATGAACCAGTCTAATGAAGACAAAGTCATCCTAGTCAGTTCCTCCTAAGTGTGGTCAGTGCAGTTTAGTTCAGCTCAGGTCAGCTTAGTTAAGTTCAGTTTGATTTTATTCAGCGCCCTCAAAAACTTGATAAGATACATCACAGATCAGCATGTCTTCTACCATGAAACAGAGGAATGGGTTTCATTTGACGAGAGACCAGACACATTTACCAGAGGTCAGACAGAGGTCAATTTTTTAGCAAAGGTCAAAAAATGTCTCATATCATTTAGTAATTACACTCCTGTTGTATGATGGCGAATGTAGAGTGCTGACTTTAGTCCTTTCACTTCACAACTTGGATGCTGATGTGGCAGCTTaagaaagatatttttaattccAGTGTCGTTATTTAAAAAGTTGACTGATTTGAGGAGGGAGTATTGGATATGATTTAAATATGGGGAAATTACCCACATTTCCAGCCAATCTCTCCTGAAAGACGTTCATACAGTTGCACTCGGTTGTTCACATGATAAGTGACAGAATTAGCTGTGTCAAGAATGAGAGCTAGTGAAGTTCAAATCCTGGCTCTTtcctcacctccacacagctggccaatcGGTGTGAAGTGAGTGCGAATGTTGGAATTGTCAGtttcggaaagttacagaaatggcTGGACACAGCCCCACTAATCCGATTTCGCAAAGTTGTGGGGGGAGGCATTTCCAAAGCTATTCGATCATCTGACAAGTAAAATGGCAGCTTATAGCTTTACAAATGCGTTACTCATCTCacaattttagaatttttgaGACCTTAATTGTGTTATCTATAGGCTATAACTATTTCTTCAGTTTGTCCCTTTTAGTCAGTTTATTCAGTAGACTTTAATGTACTTTAACTTTTACATAGTTTTTACTGATTCACCTCTATAGGTAACGCATTCAACACCTTAGTTAGATACTCAAAACTCACAGCTAATGAAACAGCATACTGGCATACTGCTGGCTAAGTTGGTGTCTGGACCAAACACCACATCATGTTTGCCATCTTAATGATGGGATCAGTGTTCAAATCTTATATCTTATTGCAGTCTACAAAATGCCACCAGCACACGGCTAATTCTGGGCcagatttttctgttgtgtatacactcaccgagcactttattagcaACGCCATATTAATACTGGGTACAGCCTCCccttgctctcaaaacagcctcagttcttcgtggcatggattccacaagatgttggaaaccttCTTTTGAGaatctggtccatgttgacatgatcacatgatttctgcagatttgtcaactgcacattcatgctgccagtctcctgttttACCACTTCCCAAAcgtgttctactggattcaggtCTGAGGAATGGGGAGGCCATGAAGTACCCCTAAGTCATCGTGTTCATGAAACaagtttgagacaacttttgcttaGTGACATGGTACGTTATCGTGCTGGAAGttgccattagaagatggtaaactgtggccatgaagggaagcacatggtcagtaacaatactcagataggctgtggcattgaAACTACGATTATCGGTATTAAGGGGCCAAAAGTGAGGCAAGAAAATATTCCCCAAACTATTACACAACCatcaccagcctggactgttgacgcAAGGCAGGTTGGGTGCATGCTGTTGAAGCCAGACACCTACCCTACCATCTGCATGcatcagcagaaatccagattcgtcacaggctacgtttttccagtcttcagctgtctcatcaacaaggtgtgtccgtccacagaactgccaTTCACTggatgtttggggttttttttcacaccatcctgagtaaactctagagactattgtgtgtgaaaatcccggcagttttagaaatactcaaaccggcaccaacaatcatgccagtCAAAATCACTGAGATcccatttttccccattctgacgtttgatgtgaacatcaaccgaagctcctgacctgtatctgattttatgcattgcactgctgccacaggaTTATTTGATAGTTGCATGAGCATgtaggtgtacaggtgttcctaataaactgctcagtgagtgtaaatTTGCCTTCCTTAGTCATGTCATTGCAAACATAGCATCTCCTGAACTGACCTAAAGACCATCCACTGAACTATCCAGTAATTACAAAAAATCTGTAGTTATAAATTTTAAAGGGGTTTGACCACCAAGACGTGTCTCATGCTATCATGTACCGGAAGGTATTAGCTTggctacagtatgtttgtgtagGTGTAGTACTATTGACAGTTGTAGGAACAGCAGTGTTTCCAGTGATTGCCATTGTACCAGACGGGTTATCCGACCACTCATGGTTTCTTAGCTCAACAGAAAACCGCAGCAGAAAGAGTTAACAGGAGATGTGGCTAAATAGAGCTGACGCAAATGTGACAGCTGGgaattacagtgaaaaaagaaaagtgaacaaCTAGGCCCTGTCCCTCATGGCAAATAATTACCACACAGACTCCGACCTATCACTACTGTAACTACTCCACTGATATGACagttagtttgaaaaataaGGGTTTGTTAATTCTCATAGTCTTGCCTCTGTTACTGCTGTGTGACCTACACTACAACATCCAACCTCACTCATCTCCCCAGCAGTGCTGTGATACTTTGGCGTCAACTGACTTATTCAAGAGTAGAAGACATCTGGAAAGTATTATTGTAGCAACATGGATAACCTGACCTCAATGAAGAAAAAGCCTTTAAACAGTACTGGATGTACAGTAGCTCAGGGAAAGGGGATAACCATTGTCTGTAGCTGCATTTACTTCATGTTTGGTGCGTTGAAGCAGATAGCCTAATGCATTCGATTGGGAGACTGGATGAGGGCCTTGTGCAGCCACATAAAAAGGGGTCAGCAGTAGCCTAAAGGTTAAAGAAAGGTTTTTACAGGGAAGGCTATCGCTGGAGTCTCGATATTGGTCAGAAAAATGTGGGTAAAAAGTGAGTGATGTTCTCTTTCAGAAGCCATTGTAGAGAagtttttaaacctgcagtaatcaatatttttgaaattaacaTAGAATCAATTTTATGGAGATTTTTTAGCCTCCATTAGCCCAttgctttgtgtgcaaagaAATACGATATGTTATAAGCCACTCTTATTAACCTCTCGGCAGCTGTTCCAACAAAAGCGCTCAGATTAACCCGCTGTATGCTAACTGCCCaacaccaaatg
This window contains:
- the ftcdnl1 gene encoding formiminotransferase N-terminal subdomain-containing protein isoform X1; the encoded protein is MSSLLQSCCDMASSSLGSRLVACLLNVSEARRKDLVETVAKAAIYNTEGVRREGTTVLNIFNDHDYNRSVITIVASTDSLREAVLSACEKACGLIDMCDHKGVHPCMGAVDLIPIYPLGEEVRVEDCAKEAQAVAQGLTERVQGTSAFLFGWADSPLQRGLAQRRKEMGWFKKTPDLEALKPDLGPQPQKRFGLTGVGASPYVMNCNVTINTRDIAVGRSIATAIRESTPGGLPGVQVLALPHEGAVEIACNVESVKGSPPSHMTAGEPWPSFSINGEPYCHAPASLITARVAELAGRQGVGTKGTALVGFTPHECRGLAELALSQGIAEFWKEQRRIRM
- the ftcdnl1 gene encoding formiminotransferase N-terminal subdomain-containing protein isoform X2, yielding MASSSLGSRLVACLLNVSEARRKDLVETVAKAAIYNTEGVRREGTTVLNIFNDHDYNRSVITIVASTDSLREAVLSACEKACGLIDMCDHKGVHPCMGAVDLIPIYPLGEEVRVEDCAKEAQAVAQGLTERVQGTSAFLFGWADSPLQRGLAQRRKEMGWFKKTPDLEALKPDLGPQPQKRFGLTGVGASPYVMNCNVTINTRDIAVGRSIATAIRESTPGGLPGVQVLALPHEGAVEIACNVESVKGSPPSHMTAGEPWPSFSINGEPYCHAPASLITARVAELAGRQGVGTKGTALVGFTPHECRGLAELALSQGIAEFWKEQRRIRM